The following DNA comes from Gordonia westfalica.
ATCCGCGGACGCACTGCCCGCAGGTTCGCCACTGCTTACTCCGTGGAGGGCAGCAGCTGTGGTCATGGTCGATATGTAGCGCCCCACGCGCTCGCCGCAGATGTCGCAGCCCCGATTCATCGCGGCCGCGTACTCCTCCGGGGTGATTCCGTACTTCAGATATCGGCGCGCTTCGGGGATTCTCTACCGCAGGTGCGGCACCACTGAGTGTCGGTGCGCTGAAGCCTCGCCCCGGTGCGCCGCTGTAGGGAGAAGTCCTGCCCGCATAGCCGACATTTCGCCGTCGTTGGGCGACGCCCGTTGTATCGAGAGTCGGTTTGCTGACAGCCCTCGAGCAGTGCTTACGGCGCCCCGACCCCTTCGGGACACCTGCCCCGCAAACGACGCACACCCATTCCTTCGACCACGTGTCCGGCCGGAGTTCGCCGTGGCGATCAAGCTGAACCCGGTGCGAGTCGCACACCGTCTGCATGCCCCGCGTAGGCGGTCGCATGTGGGGTGCTCGCAGATGGGGCGACATTCGTCGGAGCAGTACGCATGCTGTCCGGGACCTCGGTCGATGGGTGATCCACATGTCGGACATGGACGTCGGGTTCGGGTAGCCTTCACGGCAGCCCCTCCTTGGTGCTTCAAGCGAGTGGGTTAGGCCCCGGCTGGTGTTGGTAGCACCTCCGGGGTCGCTCCATTCTATCTCGGGTCGTCGCACTGACGGCTTATCCTGTCGAGATGAAACGTGCATGCATTGCCATCCCAGTAATCGCATTCGCCCTCGCCGCCTCTGGGTGCAGCGACCGAAGCCCGAGGCCGGTAAGGCTCCTGCGACATCGTCGGCCTCCGCACCTGCCCCTGCAGTCGCAGGTGCGTACACGTCAGTGAGTCAACTCGCGGCCGGACTAACTTCA
Coding sequences within:
- a CDS encoding endonuclease domain-containing protein codes for the protein MRLLGWQCMHVSSRQDKPSVRRPEIEWSDPGGATNTSRGLTHSLEAPRRGCREGYPNPTSMSDMWITHRPRSRTACVLLRRMSPHLRAPHMRPPTRGMQTVCDSHRVQLDRHGELRPDTWSKEWVCVVCGAGVPKGSGRRKHCSRAVSKPTLDTTGVAQRRRNVGYAGRTSPYSGAPGRGFSAPTLSGAAPAVENPRSAPISEVRNHPGGVRGRDESGLRHLRRARGALHIDHDHSCCPPRSKQWRTCGQCVRGFLCGSCNRGLGLLKDDPNVLRSAIEYLGRKA